A section of the Mastomys coucha isolate ucsf_1 unplaced genomic scaffold, UCSF_Mcou_1 pScaffold15, whole genome shotgun sequence genome encodes:
- the LOC116091653 gene encoding zinc finger protein 431-like, with the protein MTGPGVDAVSYEDVHVNFTEEEWNLPDPSQKSLYKDVMLETFRNLTVIGYRWEDHHIGEYCQSSRRYERHVRSHTGEK; encoded by the coding sequence ATGACAGGACCTGGAGTGGATGCAGTGAGTTATGAAGACGTGCATGTGAACTTCACTGAGGAAGAGTGGAATTTGCCGGATCCTTCCCAAAAGAGTCTTTacaaagatgtgatgctggagaccttCCGGAACCTCACAGTTATAGGCTATCGTTGGGAAGACCATCATATTGGAGAATATTGTCAAAGTTCCAGAAGATATGAAAGGCATGTAAGAagtcatactggagagaaatga